In Crassostrea angulata isolate pt1a10 chromosome 6, ASM2561291v2, whole genome shotgun sequence, a genomic segment contains:
- the LOC128190694 gene encoding uncharacterized protein LOC128190694, translating into MNMTNPDIGAYANNNYVPDIGQYGQRPDIVNYTSMQNNVGPCNYPGNFTFAVPTSASQLNAGLQSNQHIGLYSSTYMNPQQVVPGMGVSWQHSVPNNMPWTDQVYGTVNSGVTTFSGKPTVSQSYSTVTSPRASCSVSPRRNKRHAVEDIEPIAPENKIFLTEEKMAARMQNLNISPMNSSAALGQPLPDVVLSNNMEPQYCQEAGDLQRLKELEKRLEEDVSESMDREKSGKEKGKPRLRIKLNLPDQVTAGLFDPQPILPQKILEDINKPNLQVVVWKPPLGRPADSESEELKDQENSSDKEEEETAPVIEMLAEDNNLSSSLPLPRIPSEDIMDIDIMDTD; encoded by the exons AATATGACAAATCCTGACATCGGTGCCTACGCCAACAATAACTACGTTCCAGACATTGGCCAATACGGTCAAAGACCTGACATCGTCAATTACACCTCAATGCAGAATAACGTTGGACCATGCAACTATCCTGGAAATTTCACATTTGCTGTTCCTACATCAGCAAGTCAGCTAAATGCAG GTTTACAATCAAACCAGCACATAGGACTTTACTCCAGCACTTACATGAACCCTCAGCAAGTGGTGCCAGGAATGGGTGTGTCGTGGCAGCATTCTGTCCCTAACAATATGCCATGGACTGATCAAGTGTATGGTACAGTGAATTCAGGTGTCACAACTTTCTCAGGCAAACCCACAGTTTCACAGAGTTACAGCacagt GACAAGTCCAAGAGCATCATGCAGTGTCTCACCAAGGAGAAATAAACGACATGCAGTGGAAGATATTGA ACCAATTGCaccagaaaacaaaatttttctgACAGAAGAAAAAATGGCAGCTAGGAtgcaaaatttgaatataagcCCGATGAACTCCTCTGCAGCCCTTGGACAACCTCTGCCTGATGTTGTGTTGTCCAACAACATGGAGCCACAGTATTGTCAGGAAGCAGGGGATCTCCAGCGTCTGAAAGAACTCGAAAAGAG ACTGGAAGAAGATGTATCGGAGAGCATGGACAGGGAGAAGTCTGGAAAAGAAAAAGGGAAGCCAAGGCTGAGGATAAAACTAAACCTACCTGATCAGGTCACGGCAGGCCTATTTGACCCACAACCAATTTTGCCACAAAAAATTTTAGAGGATAT aAACAAACCAAATTTGCAAGTGGTTGTGTGGAAGCCTCCTTTAGGTAGACCTGCAGACTCTGAGAGTGAGGAGTTAAAAGACCAGGAAAACTCCTCAGACAAAGAGGAAGAGGAAACAGCACCTGTTATAGAAATGTTAGCGGAGGACAACAACTTGTCCTCATCACTACCATT aCCAAGGATACCTTCAGAAGACATTATGGATATTGATATCATGGATACCGATTAA